The Oncorhynchus gorbuscha isolate QuinsamMale2020 ecotype Even-year linkage group LG04, OgorEven_v1.0, whole genome shotgun sequence genome includes the window GAGTATTTGTAGTAGCCAAGTTAGCTAGCGATGGCGTCATTACTAGCGGGGGTTGCCAGATGCTGACATTCTATTTTGTTGGATTGCTTGCAAGTAACAATGATAGTTTTGGCAATATACCGTTGGTGTATTGTAATCTACTAAATTGAATAGCTAGCTTGCAATGGTTGGCTAGATTTAGTTGTGTGAGTCTGTGCTTAAAAACCATTCAAACAATTTCATCCTTTGGTTCCTGTCCCGCGGGCTTTGTTTAAAaatagtctcctccagtcaggaaACAAAAAAGCGAGATGGGAGTCGCAGCCTATAACGTTAATTGTGTATGCATAATAACGGGGACGTCTAGCAGATCTATCACCGGTGGCTAACTGAATGTCATTAATTTGTATAGTAGCATGCAAGATTGATAAAAGGTGTATCTAAATGCGTAAgaaagtttatttatttatttgctccGCATTGCTTTTTTGTGTAGTTAAAATAGGTCAATCGTCAATAAATATGAGGAAGCTTGTCTCAGCGTGAAGTTATATCATGGATCGCTGAAATTGTAGAATAAGACTTCTAAATGGAAATAACACAATGTTTTGACCAATGTGGCGACCCGCCCCTTTCCCCCAGGGGAAAGCATTACAGCAGCAACGTTACAGTGCTATTACTATTCTGCATGGCATCCTTTGGTAATCTATTTGTTCTTTCTTGGTAGGTTTCTTTCTCCCATTGATCATCATGTTTGGTTTTCACAAGTCGAAAATATATCGCAGCCATGAAGGATGTTGCATTTGCAAAACCAAGTCCTCCAGTTCACGCTTTACTGACAGCAGCAGATATGAAGAAACCTTCAGGCTATGTTTTGGGTAAGCTTTAAGTGTTAATGGCATGATAACATTGCATTCATCAAATACTTCCTTTTCGGGGAGTATTAAACACTACACACTTTTATTTCTGTATTGTAATTCATGTTAATGCTGAGTTTGCACCAGTTTTTGTCCCGGTGATTGTATGCCATAAAAGGTCAAACAAGTGATGGTCAACAGATTGAATTGGGAAGATTATTATTAACTAGTTTAGGATTGGTTCTAGGATGGCTTACCTTGTTTTTTTGCTGTCTGAAGAACAGCGACGCTAACTTTGCGGTGCTTCATATATAAGTTAATGTTATGTAACAATGTTTACTGATTTGCTTGAGGTGTATTGTTTATTGTGCTTTTGTTTTCATTTCCTTGATTATTTATCAAGGTTGTCAGAGGATCGTGTGGGAGACATCTGCAATGCTTGTGTGCTGTTAGTAAAAAGATGGAAAAAACTGCCAAAGGGCTCTAAGAAGAACTGGAACCATGTATGCACCATCTTTTTATTTTAGTTCAATGAGGATTCACTGTGAATTTTCATATAATTGATGCTGTGTCGAAGTTGAGTGATTGACATGTATTATATGACATTAGGTTGTGGATGCAAGAGCTGGGCCTGGCTTCAAGCTAACCAAACCCAAGAAGATGAAGAACAACGATGGGAAGAAGAAAAACAAACTGAAGAGGCTTCACAAATTCAAAAGACAAAGTAGGTCTCTTGTTAAATCAACAAAATTATAGAATATATACTCCAACATTTTTGCACTACTGAGTTTTACTACATAAGTCTTTGTTTCACTTTAGTCATTAGGCCCTACTTGGAGGATCCCGGTAGACATGCAAATGTTGCCTCTAAGTCATGTATCATAAGAGAATGCCCCCAAAATGGTTCTGTTTGTCCTTTCAGACTCGGATGCCCACAGCACGACATCCAGCATGTCTCCATCCCAGTCCCCCAGCTACGAGTCAGATGACGGCTCAGACATTGAGTCCAAACAGAGGCGCCCCACTCCTTCTGTCTTTTCCTTCCTGGACCGTTCTTACTGGAAAAGGTATCTCAATGAAGTATATGAAATTGAAGTCTGTCTGAAAAATCTAAGTTTATAATTTAGTACTGTAGTTTTATCTGGGACAATTCTGCAGAAATGTATTTTTTAGGACAAACTATTGAATGGATACTTCATCCTCTTCCCTGTAGACAAAAGGTGTGCTGTGGGATTGTCTACAAAGGGCGCTTTGGTGAGGTGATGATTGACCCACGTCTCTTCAAGCCCTGCTGCAGCTCCAAGAAGCAGGAGACGTTGATTCCCATGCAGGACACACACCTTCCCCTTCCCGCCATTCACCCCCCGCCTCTCCTGCTACCAAAGGCCCTGAAAGAGGACTGGTGATGGCTCTTGAGCATCCCCTTGGGGTGTCAATGGCACCCGACAAGTTGTCTCCAGTGGCAGACTACCCCCAAAACCATTCCCTATTAGTTCACTGTGTATTTAGACGGCCAAATGATTTTCCTATTTTTGCTTTgatatgtgtttttgttttttatacATTCATTTTCTTATCTTTTTTAAAGAAAACTAAAAAGaaccaaaaaaaatgtttttataaagGCATTAGTTGTACTATTTATAGGATGGGGAGGCAGAATTATATTTGGCCTTGAAGGGCACACTATCCAGGTCTGATTAATTTGGTTTACAACATTTAAAGCTTATTTTCTGTTTTACGGTTACCAGCGTTTGTGTATATATTATGTTCCTTTTGCCAGCATCGTCTTTTTAAAGAAACATTTTACTGTTGTCTAATTGGCAATGAAGTGTTCATGTGCTGATATGCAAGACTCCACCAGCTAGATttctaaaaactaaaaacaacaGCTTATTTGCATTGATGGAATGGACACTTTCAAGTGTTTTCTTATACTTATGTTCCCCTGACACTCAAGCAGATTAATTTGATTTATAGCATCTTAATATATAAAGGGTTATGGGCTATGAgagtatttgggggggggggtcttcagTGAGTTTATACATTATGATTGGCCTTTTAAATGTATACATGCATGTATTGTCTCACTCTCCCACACATGCATGGTTTGGCAAGAGCTGAGTAGTATTGTACATTGTCAGATTTGTAAACACTCCGTACCATGAGCTTATCCATTGCTTTTCCAGCAATTTCATGCAAGTGAATCGAGATAAATTGAGTTCGACCAAGCATGCAGAACTCATCTTTGTCTTGGAATGAAAACCAGCAAATATTTATTTGTAGTTTGTAGTCTTCCATGAGCTGAAAATGCACATTTTATAACcatattttgaagtgtttttgt containing:
- the LOC124033616 gene encoding SIN3-HDAC complex-associated factor-like — protein: MFGFHKSKIYRSHEGCCICKTKSSSSRFTDSSRYEETFRLCFGLSEDRVGDICNACVLLVKRWKKLPKGSKKNWNHVVDARAGPGFKLTKPKKMKNNDGKKKNKLKRLHKFKRQNSDAHSTTSSMSPSQSPSYESDDGSDIESKQRRPTPSVFSFLDRSYWKRQKVCCGIVYKGRFGEVMIDPRLFKPCCSSKKQETLIPMQDTHLPLPAIHPPPLLLPKALKEDW